A genomic stretch from Eptesicus fuscus isolate TK198812 chromosome 15, DD_ASM_mEF_20220401, whole genome shotgun sequence includes:
- the NDOR1 gene encoding NADPH-dependent diflavin oxidoreductase 1 isoform X1: protein MPSPRLLVLFGSQTGTAEDVAERLGREARRRRLDCRVQALDSYPVANLINEPLVVFVCATTGQGDPPDNMKSFWRFLFRKNLPSTSLCQVDFAVVGLGDSSYAKFNFVAKKLHRRLLQLGGAALLPVCLGDDQHELGPDGAIDPWLHSLWEKVLGLHPVPAGLGVIPPGVPLPSKFTLRFLQEAPGPCPSEQHAAQADPPSPPSELRPFLARMVTNQRVTGPAHFQDVRLIEFDIADSGISFVAGDVVLIQPENTARHVQLFCQVLGLDPDQHFTLQPREPNVACPERLPQPCSVRHLVSRHLDIARVPRRSFFELLACLSPDALEREKLLEFSSAAGQEALHEYCNRPRRTTLEVLCDFPHTAAAIPPDYLLDLIPPIRPRAFSIASSLLAHPTRLQVLVAVVQYQTRLKEPRRGLCSSWLASLDPGQGPVRVPLWVRPGGLSFPQVPDTPVIMVGPGTGVAPFRAAVQERVAQGQTGNLLFFGCRWRDQDFYWEAEWRELEKRGCLTLVTAFSREQERKVYVQHRLREQGPLVWELLDRHGACFYLAGSAKHMPAEVSEALESVFREEGGLSGPEAAAYLAQLQRTLRFQTETWA from the exons atGCCGAGCCCACGGCTCCTGGTGCTGTTCGGCAGCCAGACGGGCACGGCCGAGGATGTGGCGGAGCGCCTGGGCCGCGAGGCCCGGCGTCGGCGTCTGGATTGCCGGGTGCAAGCCCTGGATTCCTACCCGGTG GCGAATCTGATTAACGAGCCCCTGGTGGTATTTGTTTGTGCAACTACAGGCCAAGGAGACCCCCCTGACAACATGAAG AGCTTCTGGAGGTTCCTGTTCCGGAAGAACCTGCCGtccacctccctctgccaggTGGACTTCGCCGTCGTGGGCCTCGGGGACTCCTCCTACGCCAA GTTCAACTTTGTGGCCAAGAAGCTGCACCGGAGGCTGCTGCAGCTGGGGGGCGCCGCGCTGCTGCCGGTCTGCTTGGGCGACGACCAGCACGAGCTGGG GCCCGATGGCGCCATCGACCCCTGGCTGCACTCGCTGTGGGAGAAGGTGCTGGGGCTGCACCCCGTGCCCGCTGGCCTCGGCGTGATCCCTCCTGGAGTCCC CTTGCCTTCCAAGTTCACCCTGCGGTTCCTTCAGGAGGCCCCTGGGCCGTGCCCCTCGGAGCAGCACGCGGCCCAGGCAGACCCCCCGAGCCCCCCTTCAGAGCTGCGGCCCTTCCTGGCGCGCATGGTCACCAACCAGCGGGTCACCGGCCCCGCCCACTTCCAGGACGTGCGTCTCATTGAGTTCGACATCGCGGACTCAGGCATCAG CTTTGTGGCCGGCGATGTGGTGCTGATCCAGCCCGAGAACACGGCCCGGCACGTCCAGCTCTTCTGCCAGGTGCTGGGCCTGGACCCTGACCAGCACTTCACGCTGCAGCCGCGGGAGCCAA ATGTCGCCTGCCCCGAGCggctgccccagccctgctccgTGCGGCACCTCGTGTCCCGGCACCTGGACATCGCCCGCGTGCCGCGGCGCTCCTTCTTCGAGCTCCTGGCCTGCCTGTCCCCCGACGCGCTGGAGCGGGAGAAGCTGCTGGAGTTCAGCTCGGCCGCCGGCCAGGAGGCCCTGCACGAATACTGCAACCGGCCCCGCAGGACCACCCTGGAG GTGCTGTGTGACTTCCCGCACACGGCGGCAGCCATCCCCCCGGACTACCTGTTGGACCTCATCCCCCCAATCCGGCCGCGTGCCTTCTCCATCGCCTCCTCTCTGCTG gctCACCCCACCAGGCTGCAGGTGCTCGTGGCCGTGGTGCAGTACCAGACTCGCCTCAAGGAGCCCCGCCGGGGCCTCTGCTCCTCTTGGCTGGCGTCTCTGGATCCTGGGCAAG GCCCTGTCCGGGTGCCGCTGTGGGTGAGGCCTGGGGGCCTGAGCTTCCCACAAGTACCAGACACGCCTGTGATCATGGTGGGGCCTGGCACTGGCGTGGCCCCCTTCCGAGCAGCCGTCCAGGAGCGAgtggcccagggccagacag GGAACCTCCTGTTCTTCGGCTGCCGCTGGCGGGACCAGGACTTCTACTGGGAGGCCGAGTGGAGGGAGCTGGAGAAGAGGGGCTGCCTGACCCTGGTCACAGCCTTCTCCCGGGAGCAG GAGCGGAAGGTGTACGTGCAGCACCGGCTCCGGGAGCAAGGGCCGCTGGTGTGGGAGCTGCTGGACCGCCATGGCGCCTGCTTCTACCTGGCAGG CAGCGCCAAGCACATGCCAGCAGAAGTGTCTGAAGCCCTGGAATCTGTCTTCCGGGAGGAGGGTGGGCTCTCGGGCCCCGAGGCAGCCGCCTACCTGGCCCAGCTGCAGCGGACCCTGCGCTTTCAGACCGAGACGTGGGCCTGA
- the NDOR1 gene encoding NADPH-dependent diflavin oxidoreductase 1 isoform X2, giving the protein MKSFWRFLFRKNLPSTSLCQVDFAVVGLGDSSYAKFNFVAKKLHRRLLQLGGAALLPVCLGDDQHELGPDGAIDPWLHSLWEKVLGLHPVPAGLGVIPPGVPLPSKFTLRFLQEAPGPCPSEQHAAQADPPSPPSELRPFLARMVTNQRVTGPAHFQDVRLIEFDIADSGISFVAGDVVLIQPENTARHVQLFCQVLGLDPDQHFTLQPREPNVACPERLPQPCSVRHLVSRHLDIARVPRRSFFELLACLSPDALEREKLLEFSSAAGQEALHEYCNRPRRTTLEVLCDFPHTAAAIPPDYLLDLIPPIRPRAFSIASSLLAHPTRLQVLVAVVQYQTRLKEPRRGLCSSWLASLDPGQGPVRVPLWVRPGGLSFPQVPDTPVIMVGPGTGVAPFRAAVQERVAQGQTGNLLFFGCRWRDQDFYWEAEWRELEKRGCLTLVTAFSREQERKVYVQHRLREQGPLVWELLDRHGACFYLAGSAKHMPAEVSEALESVFREEGGLSGPEAAAYLAQLQRTLRFQTETWA; this is encoded by the exons ATGAAG AGCTTCTGGAGGTTCCTGTTCCGGAAGAACCTGCCGtccacctccctctgccaggTGGACTTCGCCGTCGTGGGCCTCGGGGACTCCTCCTACGCCAA GTTCAACTTTGTGGCCAAGAAGCTGCACCGGAGGCTGCTGCAGCTGGGGGGCGCCGCGCTGCTGCCGGTCTGCTTGGGCGACGACCAGCACGAGCTGGG GCCCGATGGCGCCATCGACCCCTGGCTGCACTCGCTGTGGGAGAAGGTGCTGGGGCTGCACCCCGTGCCCGCTGGCCTCGGCGTGATCCCTCCTGGAGTCCC CTTGCCTTCCAAGTTCACCCTGCGGTTCCTTCAGGAGGCCCCTGGGCCGTGCCCCTCGGAGCAGCACGCGGCCCAGGCAGACCCCCCGAGCCCCCCTTCAGAGCTGCGGCCCTTCCTGGCGCGCATGGTCACCAACCAGCGGGTCACCGGCCCCGCCCACTTCCAGGACGTGCGTCTCATTGAGTTCGACATCGCGGACTCAGGCATCAG CTTTGTGGCCGGCGATGTGGTGCTGATCCAGCCCGAGAACACGGCCCGGCACGTCCAGCTCTTCTGCCAGGTGCTGGGCCTGGACCCTGACCAGCACTTCACGCTGCAGCCGCGGGAGCCAA ATGTCGCCTGCCCCGAGCggctgccccagccctgctccgTGCGGCACCTCGTGTCCCGGCACCTGGACATCGCCCGCGTGCCGCGGCGCTCCTTCTTCGAGCTCCTGGCCTGCCTGTCCCCCGACGCGCTGGAGCGGGAGAAGCTGCTGGAGTTCAGCTCGGCCGCCGGCCAGGAGGCCCTGCACGAATACTGCAACCGGCCCCGCAGGACCACCCTGGAG GTGCTGTGTGACTTCCCGCACACGGCGGCAGCCATCCCCCCGGACTACCTGTTGGACCTCATCCCCCCAATCCGGCCGCGTGCCTTCTCCATCGCCTCCTCTCTGCTG gctCACCCCACCAGGCTGCAGGTGCTCGTGGCCGTGGTGCAGTACCAGACTCGCCTCAAGGAGCCCCGCCGGGGCCTCTGCTCCTCTTGGCTGGCGTCTCTGGATCCTGGGCAAG GCCCTGTCCGGGTGCCGCTGTGGGTGAGGCCTGGGGGCCTGAGCTTCCCACAAGTACCAGACACGCCTGTGATCATGGTGGGGCCTGGCACTGGCGTGGCCCCCTTCCGAGCAGCCGTCCAGGAGCGAgtggcccagggccagacag GGAACCTCCTGTTCTTCGGCTGCCGCTGGCGGGACCAGGACTTCTACTGGGAGGCCGAGTGGAGGGAGCTGGAGAAGAGGGGCTGCCTGACCCTGGTCACAGCCTTCTCCCGGGAGCAG GAGCGGAAGGTGTACGTGCAGCACCGGCTCCGGGAGCAAGGGCCGCTGGTGTGGGAGCTGCTGGACCGCCATGGCGCCTGCTTCTACCTGGCAGG CAGCGCCAAGCACATGCCAGCAGAAGTGTCTGAAGCCCTGGAATCTGTCTTCCGGGAGGAGGGTGGGCTCTCGGGCCCCGAGGCAGCCGCCTACCTGGCCCAGCTGCAGCGGACCCTGCGCTTTCAGACCGAGACGTGGGCCTGA
- the TMEM203 gene encoding transmembrane protein 203, producing the protein MLFSLRELVQWLGFATFEIFVHLLALLVFSVLLALRVDGLAPGLSWWNVFVPFFAADGLSTYFTTIVSVRLFQDGEKRLAVLRLFWILTVLSLKFVFEMLLCQKLVEQTRELWFGLITSPVFILLQLLMIRACRVN; encoded by the coding sequence ATGCTCTTCTCGCTCCGGGAGCTGGTGCAGTGGCTGGGCTTCGCCACCTTCGAGATCTTCGTGCACCTGCTGGCCCTGCTGGTGTTCTCCGTGCTGCTGGCGCTGCGCGTGGACGGCCTGGCCCCCGGCCTGTCCTGGTGGAACGTGTTCGTGCCCTTCTTCGCCGCTGACGGGCTCAGCACCTACTTCACCACCATCGTGTCGGTGCGTCTCTTCCAGGACGGAGAGAAGCGGCTGGCCGTGCTCCGCCTCTTCTGGATCCTCACGGTTCTCAGCCTCAAGTTCGTGTTCGAGATGTTGTTGTGCCAGAAGCTGGTGGAGCAGACTCGGGAGCTCTGGTTCGGCCTCATCACGTCTCCCGTCTTCATTCTCCTGCAGCTGCTCATGATCCGCGCCTGCCGGGTCAACTAG
- the TPRN gene encoding LOW QUALITY PROTEIN: taperin (The sequence of the model RefSeq protein was modified relative to this genomic sequence to represent the inferred CDS: inserted 1 base in 1 codon) has translation MGGGRGSGRGRCSRATGGRLPQFPXARWLGRPLRSMAGLGRPGPGPRAGMPAWKREILERKRAKLAALTGGSAPGTGADAAGPAEPAGERLVLADSLGPLCENPFMRLESERRRGARRGGGAGAGAAGARPVQQLVELYRRVPGVRTIRADNILIIESVPGFPPAAPDPATGLAARIRAAEVLVYEAPPSPGRVSRLLQKFDPPSAPRRRGSPERSRPPPPPPQQPVLGPAAPRVGERAACLEPERRGPGPGARRGDFLQKTSNNSFTVHPRGLHRGAGARPLPNGPAAPEPPAGAANGIAGSGPGPGEYKPKVESGEPPAHPPPSPGTPSATPASPPALPRPSPASATPSQRHWVSSATSANDSFEIRPASKPDMDTIPAGDLQARALASLRVNSRNSFVFIPKRKATGAPLPQGRQPGRLPEGAAVRASQRPQRGAPLASGADGAPVQERGPWRAQEGACPRPATALVDQAVRWQRPSSPPPSLPAAAEAEPSQGFGVSGLAKNGGEPGRPGLPVTFIDEVDSEDEVPQEAKLPCSGASVPPQYHPPERLHQGGHTFTVVPRRKPGVLPASGEPGPLEAEEVEGDRLPELPAGLGAAPKKRYPTVHEIEVIGGYLALQKSCLTKAGSSRKKMKISFNDKSLHTTFEYPSESSLVQEAQAEAEGEEAAEEEEEDDEEEEDGSGLNGAVEKPFALFLPRATFVNSVAPDSPRLPDGSSGLSSYTPKHSMAFSKWQEQPPAQAPGEVEPSLKEVMLTPASHNDLSDFGSELALYF, from the exons ATGGGCGGCGGTCGCGGGAGTGGGCGTGGCCGCTGCTCGAGGGCTACCGGCGGGCGGCTGCCGCAGTTCC GCGCGCGCTGGCTTGGGCGGCCGCTCCGCAGCATGGCCGGCCTGGGGCGGCCGGGCCCGGGGCCCCGCGCCGGGATGCCCGCCTGGAAGCGGGAGATCCTGGAGCGGAAGCGGGCCAAGCTGGCGGCCCTGACCGGGGGCTCGGCGCCGGGGACCGGGGCGGACGCGGCGGGACCCGCGGAGCCGGCGGGCGAGCGGCTCGTGCTGGCCGATAGCCTGGGCCCGCTGTGCGAGAACCCGTTCATGCGGCTCGAGTCGGAGCGGCGGCGCGGAGCGCggcgcggcgggggcgcgggcgcgggcgcggcggGGGCGCGGCCGGTGCAGCAGCTCGTGGAGCTGTACCGCCGGGTGCCGGGCGTGCGGACCATCCGGGCCGACAACATCCTCATCATCGAGTCGGTGCCCGGCTTCCCGCCCGCCGCTCCCGACCCCGCCACGGGCCTGGCTGCCCGCATCCGCGCCGCCGAGGTGCTCGTGTACGAGGCGCCGCCTTCGCCCGGCCGCGTCAGCCGCCTGCTCCAGAAGTTCGACCCGCCGTCCGCGCCGCGCCGTCGCGGGAGCCCGGAGCGCAgtcgcccgccgccgccgccgccccagcAGCCTGTCCTCGGCCCGGCCGCCCCGCGCGTGGGCGAGCGCGCCGCCTGCTTGGAGCCCGAGCGGCGCGGCCCAGGGCCCGGCGCCCGGCGCGGCGACTTCTTGCAGAAGACCAGCAACAACTCGTTCACCGTCCACCCTCGGGGCCTGCACCGCGGGGCGGGCGCTCGCCCGCTCCCCAACGGGCCCGCGGCCCCGGAGCCCCCGGCCGGCGCTGCCAACGGCATCGCGGGCTCCGGCCCCGGGCCGGGCGAGTACAAGCCAAAGGTGGAGTCGGGGGAGCCTcccgcccacccgccccccagccccgggacccccagTGCCACTCCAGCCTCGCCCCCGGCcttgcccaggcccagccctgccagtGCCACTCCCAGCCAGCGCCACTGGGTCTCCTCGGCCACCAGCGCCAACGACTCCTTCGAGATCCGGCCGGCCTCCAAGCCAGATATGGACACGATTCCCGCGGGGGACCtgcaggcccgggccctggccagTCTCCGTGTGAACTCCCGCAACTCCTTCGTGTTCATCCCCAAGCGCAAGGCCACCGGGGCGCCTCTGCCCCAAGGGAGGCAGCCGGGGAGGCTGCCAGAGGGAGCGGCTGTCCGGGCCTCCCAGCGCCCGCAGCGTGGAGCCCCGCTGGCGTCTGGGGCTGATGGTGCACCTGTCCAAGAGAGGGGCCCCTGGAGGGCCCAGGAGGGGGCCTGCCCCCGGCCGGCCACTGCCCTAGTGGACCAGGCTGTTAGGTGGCAGCGGCCATCCTCGCCGCCCCCATCCCTCCCGGCTGCCGCCGAAGCCGAGCCTTCCCAGGGCTTCGGGGTTTCCGGCTTGGCCAAGAACGGCGGGGAGCCTGGAAGGCCAGGGCTGCCCGTCACCTTCATCGATGAGGTGGACTCGGAGGATGAGGTCCCCCAAGAAGCCAAACTGCCCTGCTCGGGGGCCAGCGTGCCTCCCCAGTACCACCCACCGGAGCGCCTGCACCAGGGCGGCCACACCTTCACGGTGGTGCCCAGGAGGAAGCCAGGGGTCCTGCCGGCCAGTGGGGAGCCGGGCCCCCTGGAGGCGGAGGAAGTGGAGGGGGACCGCCTGCCAgagctccctgctggcctgggggccGCGCCGAAGAAGCGCTACCCCACCGTGCACGAGATCGAGGTGATCGGCGGCTACCTGGCCCTGCAGAAGTCCTGCCTCACCAAGGCGGGCTCCTCGAGAAAGAAG ATGAAGATCTCCTTCAATGACAAGAGCCTGCACACCACGTTTGAGTACCCATCCGAGAGCTCCCTGGTGCAGGAGGCCCAGGCGGAGGCCGAGGGCGAGGaggcggcggaggaggaggaggaggacgacgaggaggaggaggacggctCTGGCTTGAACGGGGCGGTGGAGAAGCCCTTCGCGCTCTTCCTGCCCCGAGCCACCTTCGTGAACAGCGTGGCGCCCGACAGCCCTCGCCTGCCAGACGGCAGCTCAG GCCTGTCCAGCTACACTCCCAAGCACTCCATGGCCTTCAGCAAGTGGCAGGAGCAGCCTCCGGCACAGGCCCCGGGGGAGGTGGAGCCCTCACTGAAGGAGGTCATG CTCACCCCCGCCAGCCACAACGACCTTTCGGACTTCGGCAGCGAGCTAGCCCTGTATTTCTGA
- the LOC114226758 gene encoding ring finger protein-like has protein sequence MLFRCLREFTSRRGEEPEEAVAAASLPSACPGPEHLDPLCQVPAEERLDGQALGNPGGARSPDSEPLLGTTAAAPPWAGPTGEEEEEEECPVCTEPYGPAGHRLALLNCGHGLCSGCLHQLLGSAPSADLGRVRCPLCRQKTPMLEWEICRLQEELLQADGPPRPPSPVPPAPHRRGPGPWASLEHRYRLRFLAGPVGVQGCLPFLPCPPCLGARLWALRERGPCARRLVLLGLLGLELLGLLLVFTPLMLLGLLFMLLDHAGR, from the exons ATGCTGTTCCGATGCCTCAG GGAGTTCACTTCCCGTCGAGGCGAGGAGCCCGAGGAGGCAGTGGCTGCTGCAAG TCTGCCTTCAGCCTGCCCGGGTCCTGAGCACCTGGACCCACTGTGCCAAGTGCCGGCCGAGGAAAGGTTGGACGGCCAGGCCCTTGGGAACCCTGGGGGTGCCAGGTCTCCGGACAGCGAGCCCCTGCTGGGGACCACAGCGGCAGCGCCCCCCTGGGCTGGGCccacaggggaggaggaggaggaggaggagtgcccCGTCTGCACAGAGCCCTACGGGCCCGCGGGGCACCGCCTGGCCCTGCTGAACTGTGGCCACGGCCTGTGCTCGGGCTGCCTGCACCAGCTGCTGGGCTCGGCCCCCAGCGCCGACCTGGGCCGTGTGCGCTGCCCGCTCTGTCGCCAGAAGACGCCCATGCTGGAGTGGGAGATCTGCCGGCTGCAGGAGGAGCTGCTGCAGGCCGACGGGCCCCCGCGGCCCCCGAGCCCGGTGCCCCCTGCACCGCAccgccggggcccggggccctgggcctccctggagcaCCGCTACCGACTGCGCTTCCTGGCGGGGCCTGTGGGCGTCCAGGGctgcctgcccttcctgccctgcccgccctgcctgggCGCCCGGCTCTGGGCGCTGCGGGAACGGGGGCCCTGCGCCCGCCGCCTGgtgctgctgggcctgctgggcctcgagctgctggggctgctgctcgTCTTCACGCCCCTCATGCTGCTGGGGCTGCTCTTCATGCTGCTGGACCACGCCGGCCGCTGA